TTTTCCTTTACATTTTTCAGTGGAATCTCCTCTATTTTATGTATTTTTTACATAGAATTTACAAGATTTTTCCACCATTCCACTATAACATATAACCGTACAAGTTGCAAAAATAATCTGCTTGCATCTCTTAAAAACGAAGGCCTTTGGGAAAGCTGTTTTTCAAGGTCCCATTGACAATTTTTGCAAATCCCAGACCATTGCCAGCAACCGCTACCTGATACCAACCATTAGGCAAATCCTTGGACACTTCAAGAGGCTGACCAGCCACATAGGCGGTGAAATCATCCAAGCCAATGTCCACTCGTTTTTTCACCTCATGGCTATGCAGGGCAAGACCAAGGGCAAAACTTGGCTCGAAACGTTTCTTCTTGAAAACGCCCAGATGAAGACCATTTCGGGCAATCTTAACCTTGGATAAGTCTGGCAGACCGGCAGGCAAGAGATAGAGATTGTCGCCAAAGACCTGCAGGAGACCGTCCAACTGAACCCGCAACTGCTGTTCCGCAAACTCCTTCCAGAGCTGGCTTTGTTCCCGGTTGAGATTGGACTTGCCAGACTTGACTTTCTTGCTTCTTCCCTGACCGACATAGCGGAACTTGGCCACAAATTGCCCTTCCCCCTTGAAATGGTGCGGATACATACGAGCCGTCTCAGGACAGCCAATGCCCTCCACCATTCCATTTATTTTAGGAATATCCACCAACTCTAGATGAAATTCTTCTACTAACCAGGCTACAATTTCTTCGTTTTCCTCAGGCGACCAGGTGCAGGTTGAATAAATCAGTTGTCCCTGGGGAGCCAGCATCTCTATTGCAGACTCCAAGATTTCTCTCTGTAGAGCCGCACATTGGGCCGGGTAGTCCGCAGACCAGTACTGAATGGCATCCGGATCCTTGCGGAACATGCCCTCACCTGAGCAGGGGGCATCCAGAACAATCATATCGAAATAGGAAGGGAAAACCTTTGCCAAACGGTCGGCTGATTCATTGGTCACGATAACATTTCTGGCAGCAAACCGTTCAATATTTTCAGCTAAAATCTTGGAACGCTTGGCCGATATTTCGTTACTGACCAAGAGGCCAGTATTATCCAAATAGGAAAGCAGGTGGGTCGACTTGCCTCCTGGGGCTGCCGCCAAGTCCAGGACTTTCATCCCTTTTGCAGGCGCAGCTACTTGACCGACAATCTGAGCGGCCGGTTCCTGGGAA
The sequence above is a segment of the Streptococcus suis genome. Coding sequences within it:
- a CDS encoding RsmF rRNA methyltransferase first C-terminal domain-containing protein — its product is MNLPQDFIDKYSELLGPEAQAFFESFDQPAVSGFRTNPLKETQMEFADAIPDMPWSYYGKVSGKSPEHVTGLVYSQEPAAQIVGQVAAPAKGMKVLDLAAAPGGKSTHLLSYLDNTGLLVSNEISAKRSKILAENIERFAARNVIVTNESADRLAKVFPSYFDMIVLDAPCSGEGMFRKDPDAIQYWSADYPAQCAALQREILESAIEMLAPQGQLIYSTCTWSPEENEEIVAWLVEEFHLELVDIPKINGMVEGIGCPETARMYPHHFKGEGQFVAKFRYVGQGRSKKVKSGKSNLNREQSQLWKEFAEQQLRVQLDGLLQVFGDNLYLLPAGLPDLSKVKIARNGLHLGVFKKKRFEPSFALGLALHSHEVKKRVDIGLDDFTAYVAGQPLEVSKDLPNGWYQVAVAGNGLGFAKIVNGTLKNSFPKGLRF